The Magnolia sinica isolate HGM2019 chromosome 11, MsV1, whole genome shotgun sequence DNA window CAAACAGATATTACCTGACCCacataattaaaaatatatatatatgtcatttTGTATGAATGTAAACATATCAACTACATATTTGAAACACTTACTAATATAGAATTAAACCTTAATCACAATCCAAGTTACAACCATTAGACTCaagtttaatttttatttaacttatatatGATAgcataatatataatacatatatattcaGCATTTAGCGAGGTTGCATGGGGCAAACCATATTCATGATCTGCTGGATGCAGTCTAGcaaactcaacccaacccatttaatttCTGGTTGACAAAACACAACCTGAATGCAACCCATATGGGAAATGGGTCGACCCGAACCCTGAACGTCCAGTTTGGGTTGGCAGGTTGGTTCAAGTTTTGCCACCCCTAATTGAAGGTAATGGAGAACTTTAGGGTGCTATAGATGCTATCTTGTTTTTACTGTTTCATAAGTGTGTCAAGTGTAGATTTTGTTCCAAAATGTCAGGATCTGAGTCATTTTATCCAATCATGTTGTTTCCTTTCAGATCTGGCTTCAAGTGAGTCATTTCCCGTTTTATGAGTGTGTCAGGTGTAGATTTGGTTCCAAAATGCCAGGATCTGAGTCATTTCATGCAACGATATTGTTTCCTTTCAGGTCTGGCTTTAAGTGAGCCATTTCCTGTTTTATAAGTGGGTCAGGTGTAGATTTGGTTCCAAATTGTGAGGATCTGAGTCATTTCGTCCAACCATATTGTTTCCTTTCAGGTCTGGCTTTAAGTAATGATTGCTGTAACAGGTACACACTTGGTAAAGGATTACTCTCAAGGGTCAGAAATCAGGCCTATGGTTTTCTTTCTGTGGTTCATCCACAACTCTAGCCACGGACGAATGCCCTTTCAATAATCAGGCTTCTCCTGCCAGCACCATGTGGAGTTTCGCTTCAAATGCCATAGCAGGAAACATAGTACCAAAGAATATCTGTCAAAAGCCGAGCCAATCTACATCCGAGTGCTCAGATGACGATGCTTCTTCAAGCACTAGCAGAGAAGAAGGGCTGGAATGCCCAATATGTTGGGAATCCTTCAATATTGTTGAGAATGTACCCTATGTCTTATGGTGTGGTCACACCCTCTGCAAGAACTGCGTCCTGGGACTCCAGTGGGCTGTTGTGAAATTCCCTACTCTCCCAATCCAGCTCCCGCTCTTCATCTCTTGCCCGTGGTGCAACCTATTATCCTTTCGGCTGGTCTACAAGGGAAATCTTAAGTTTCCTCGCAAGAACTTTTTCCTACTCTGGATGGTCGAGAGCATGAATGGCGATAGGCTGAAGTCTCATTCAGCATTTTGTGGGGACCACCAAGGGATTTGGCCTTCGTTGAACATGAGCTCAGCCTCGGGGAGTCAAGCCAATCGCAGCAGCAGCGGCAGAAGGGCTCCATCCATACACCCTGAGCGGCCTCCAAACACAAACCATGCTAGCCTCGTTGCTGACTACTGGAACGTAGGGATGCTCCACTCTTCCCTACGGAAGTCGCTGGTTTTCTTTGTTCACTTGACATCCAAGTTCCCTCTGGTCCTCATATTACTCTTGATCGTCTTGTATGCCATTCCTGCCAGTGCTGCCATCCTGGCCCTGTACATCCTTGTCACTGTTCTGTTTGCATTGCCATCTTTCCTGATACTCTACTTTGCATACCCGAGCTTGGATTGGCTGGTGAGAGAAATCATCACTTGAAGtgggccattcatttctcattgaAAGATCCTGTGCATAGACGATGGCCACTCCGATTCTCTGATAGATGCTTCTCTTGGTTTCTATTCCCAAGCAATGGTGTTATTCGACGACTTCACTGTTTTTGACGATGGCCCACTGTCCTTTTAGGTGGCAACTGGGTCCATAAATTTTGCTGGCATCTGCAACTGAGCAGGCAGGCCACCTTCATAATGAGAATCAGTCCAGGTATAGTCATGTTTGGCTGCTGTTGTCTTAGTGAGTGTAAGCTTGTTTGACGTGGTTGCAGCGAAGGTGCCACAGATCATGTTGGTGGTATGGAAACTTCGTTGCAATACGTGgatttatttccttttattttttattttctgtgaCTGTAGATA harbors:
- the LOC131219219 gene encoding uncharacterized protein LOC131219219, with product MWSFASNAIAGNIVPKNICQKPSQSTSECSDDDASSSTSREEGLECPICWESFNIVENVPYVLWCGHTLCKNCVLGLQWAVVKFPTLPIQLPLFISCPWCNLLSFRLVYKGNLKFPRKNFFLLWMVESMNGDRLKSHSAFCGDHQGIWPSLNMSSASGSQANRSSSGRRAPSIHPERPPNTNHASLVADYWNVGMLHSSLRKSLVFFVHLTSKFPLVLILLLIVLYAIPASAAILALYILVTVLFALPSFLILYFAYPSLDWLVREIIT